A stretch of the Lactuca sativa cultivar Salinas chromosome 9, Lsat_Salinas_v11, whole genome shotgun sequence genome encodes the following:
- the LOC122196054 gene encoding zinc finger BED domain-containing protein RICESLEEPER 2-like translates to MGLKHEVYHVKNLQDAVKYISASPQRIKTFKQAMKDAVVESQRFLCGETPTRWNSTFELLRSAYDVKDAFLEYSHHDPMFLKTVGRVPSHSDFEMIKKMMEFLEKFKKKTEKFSCSTKSIFHTYTREILDIEQHLRKHETNPDFMFMVPDMKNKYDKYWGDYDTKSDYVFFATLLDPQCKSKFMKVVFTQMLKAKNKEKKIYVDEIESKACAKVIDIECKLDKFFKTYLERSNTTSSSQQETPEEVVNFDDKNEFFGSYMTSGSFPSTLSESQLQRYLNEDPIGFDKGYDILTWGENNTVRFPIVARMARDILGMQISIVASESTFSNGRRVITDYRTNFSVVIVEALICTQDWLRKSSLPIYDYDEVHDVLADDDLAIDIVDAIHNLKLTGKRSGN, encoded by the exons ATGGGGTTAAAACACGAAGTTTATCATGTAAAAAACCTACAAGATGCGGTGAAATACATTAGTGCCTCCCCGCAACGGATCAAGACCTTTAAACAAGCCATGAAGGATGCAGTTGTAGAAAGTCAAAGGTTTTTGTGTGGTGAAACTCCAACAAGGTGGAACTCTACCTTTGAATTGCTAAGATCAGCATACGATGTGAAAGACGCATTTCTCGAATATAGCCATCAcg ATCCAATGTTTCTGAAAACTGTTGGAAGGGTACCATCACATTCAGATTTTGAGATGATTAAAAAGATGATGGAGTTCCTTGAAAAGTTTaagaaaaaaactgaaaaattttCGTGTTCAACAAAGTCTATCTTCCATACGTATACCCGGGAGATCCTAGACATAGAGCAACATCTTAGGAAACATGAAACCAACCCGGATTTTATGTTTATGGTACCAGATATGAAAAATAAATATGACAAATATTGGGGTGACTATGATACTAAAAGTGATTATGTCTTCTTTGCGACATTGTTAGATCCCCAATGCAAGTCAAAGTTTATGAAAGTTGTTTTTACCCAAATGCTTAAAGCCAAGAACAAAGAAAAAAAGATTTATGTTGATGAGATAGAATCCAAAGCATGTGCAAAGGTTATTGATATCGAATGCAAACTGGACAAGTTTTTCAAGACATACTTGGAAAGGTCAAACACGACCTCATCGTCTCAACAAGAAACTCCCGAAGAAGTTGTTAATTTTGATGACAAAAACGAATTCTTTGGAAGCTATATGACTTCGGGAAGTTTCCCCTCGACTTTGTCAGAAAGTCAATTGCAACGATACTTAAACGAGGACCCAATCGGATTTGACAAAGGATATGATATCCTCACATGGGGGGAAAATAACACGGTGCGGTTCCCGATCGTTGCTCGAATGGCAAGAG ATATTTTGGGGATGCAAATTTCCATCGTAGCATCCGAATCCACATTCAGTAACGGTCGTCGAGTAATTACCGACTACCGTACTAATTTTTCCGTTGTGATTGTGGAGGCATTAATATGCACTCAAGATTGGCTAAGAAAGAGTAGCTTGCCTATATATGACTACGACGAAGTGCACGATGTGTTAGCTGACGATGACCTCGCTATCG ACATTGTGGATGCTATACACAACTTGAAGCTAACGGGGAAGAGGTCGGGGAATTAG